The Dehalococcoidia bacterium sequence CGTCGCCGGGCATGGCGGCGGCGCCCGCTCGTCTCCCCGGCGCGTTGAACGATTCCCCGTGCGCATCGCCGAACTGGGAGGGGCCGCCGCGGCGTGCGCCGGGACCGCGCACCTGGTAGGCGGCCGCGTGCCAGCCGCTCTGCGAGGACTGTTGCTCCTCAGCCATGGAACGCCTCCCACGCGCCCGCGGCGCACGCCGTGTTGCCGTTCATGGTAGCACCTTCAGCTGGGGCCTCACCCCTGGACCCCTCTCCGGGGCAGCCGTCGCGCGGCGCGCGATTTTGCATCAGGAGGGGGTTGCGGAGGACGGTTTTGCATCGCAGCTACGCCCTGGGCCCCCGCCCTACGTCCGCTCTTCCCTGTTCCCTACTCTCCGCCCCCTACTATGATGGGCGCAGCACTCTGTCCGGGGAGCCGTTATGCAGATCCTGCTGCCGATCGCCGGCGCGGGCACGCGCGTGCGCCCGCACACGCACGCCCGCCCCAAGCCGATGCTCTCGCTCGCCGGCAAGCCCGTGCTCGGGCACCTGCTCGACTATCTGCGCCCGCTGGGACCAAGCAGCACGATCATCATCGTGGGTGAGCGCGGCGATCAGGTCGAGGAGTACGTCCACGCCAACTACGCCGCGATGCATCCCTGTTTTCGTACGCAAACCGAGCTGAAGGGGCAGTCGCACGCGATCAAGATGGCGGCGGACCTGATTCACGAACCGTTACTGATCGTTTTCGGCGACACGCTGTTCGAAGCGCCGCTGGAACTGGTGACCGACAGCAGCGTCGACGGCGCCGTGGTGGTGCAGCCGGTGCCCGATCCGGCGCGCTTCGGCGTGGTGGAGCTGAACGCGGACGGCTTCATTACCCGCTTCATCGAAAAGCCGCAACATCCGCCGAGCAACCTCGCCTCGATCGGCGTCTGGATGTTCAACGATCACCAGGGTCTGCTCCACGCGATCGACGCGCAGATCGCCGAAGCGGACGCGCTCAAGGGCGAATTCTATCTTGCCGGCGCCCTGCAGCGCCTGCTCGATGCCGGCGGCCGCTTCCGCCCGGTGCGAGCGGACGGCTGGCACGATACCGGCACGATCGACGCTGTGCTGGAGACGCACCGTTACCTGGTGGAGCAGCACCGGCGCCGGCCGCAGTTCACACCCGTGGCCGCGATCGTCGAGCCATGCTGGATCGATCCGACGGCGAAGCTGGAGCGCTGCGTGGTCGGGCCGTACGTCTCGATCGGCCCGCGGGTCGAGATCGTCGACAGCGTGCTCAGCGACGCGATCATCGGCGAGGGGACGCGCATCGAGGGCGCGGTGCTGCGGCGCAGC is a genomic window containing:
- a CDS encoding sugar phosphate nucleotidyltransferase — translated: MQILLPIAGAGTRVRPHTHARPKPMLSLAGKPVLGHLLDYLRPLGPSSTIIIVGERGDQVEEYVHANYAAMHPCFRTQTELKGQSHAIKMAADLIHEPLLIVFGDTLFEAPLELVTDSSVDGAVVVQPVPDPARFGVVELNADGFITRFIEKPQHPPSNLASIGVWMFNDHQGLLHAIDAQIAEADALKGEFYLAGALQRLLDAGGRFRPVRADGWHDTGTIDAVLETHRYLVEQHRRRPQFTPVAAIVEPCWIDPTAKLERCVVGPYVSIGPRVEIVDSVLSDAIIGEGTRIEGAVLRRSIVGNEAVIELPRRSFNISDHSSLTAAPPAGTGH